The window AGAAAAATGAAGAGAAAACTTGCCAGTTGTTCAAGCAAAGGTAGACTAACATTCAGCACAGGGATTTTAGAAGAATCAAAAGAAGTGCGGTATAAAATAATAATTCATGAACTTCTTCATCTGAGATATCCTAATCACGGAAAACTATTCAAATTATTGTTGAAAGATTACGAAAAGAAGTTGTATAGGAGATAATTAAATTTTCATTGTAAACGAACATTATAATGAGAAAAAAGCAGCGGGTAGAAGAGAGCTAGATAATGAATATAACAGAATCTCGCGAGAAGAATTTGAAAGAATAAATGACCTGATTTGCGCAAGCTGGTAGTTTTGCTATGAACAATCAGAGAATAAAAAATAAAATAGTTAGCTAATCATTCCTAGCTACCCGAGATACTTTCCGAAACCGAGAAAATAGATTACTTTCACCATACAACTGTTGAAACCCTCGGCGTAGCATAGCTGAATCTTTAGAGAATTACAGAATTTTGCTAAGAAACAATAGATACTCGCACGAATTGGTAGTGGGAGAAATCACGTTCA is drawn from bacterium and contains these coding sequences:
- a CDS encoding M48 family metallopeptidase, which gives rise to MISPEVFKNEVKTIAKEIGLLPKVIHIRKMKRKLASCSSKGRLTFSTGILEESKEVRYKIIIHELLHLRYPNHGKLFKLLLKDYEKKLYRR